One stretch of Xiphophorus hellerii strain 12219 chromosome 21, Xiphophorus_hellerii-4.1, whole genome shotgun sequence DNA includes these proteins:
- the anks6 gene encoding ankyrin repeat and SAM domain-containing protein 6 isoform X1 — translation MKDMNFGVPANSLLLLRACDDGDYETARGLLEPGAPRESGRQSRLRSEAGSECAAPDGVSLVAVDCTDEEGNTGLQFASASGHENLVRFLLRKGASVDSRNNYGWTPLMQAARFGHLTVAHLLLENGAEINGRNRLGASVLSMAARGGHVHVVKLLLEGGAYVDDFDHLALAAETISNSNSSNSCSTVGFGPAEVYPVGGGGRDFMDITALMVASQHGHEAAVRLLLEWGSDVNFSQKTTGWGPLMAATLSGKESVAEQLVERGADPDRVNVLSKTAFELAMQLKQRGVKAYLDSITTVRPQTDDERKRPDVFSALKLGNSQLVKDILEEDPAQVNSSNQDGASPLMMAAVSGQLEVVQLMVEKKADVDRQDSAHGWTALMQATYHGNKDIVKYLLSQGADVNLRAKNGYTAFDLVMLLNDPDTELVRLLASVCMQVDKDKSKHRGRALTSLSKSRQSLNNIPVPPDDKGGLKSWWSRMSNRFRRLKLTHTLRHGLSTNRLAPFPDEAETPLDATMRADAKAAAAPNGTAAAAAAPGVSDVSAVWAIKTKDAAGHCRTSSEKDDSLITTMLRSGAPLTRLPNDKLKAVIPPFLPPSYFEPWNSDRLRFLQDGKSEATRLPMPPQRKLNSSGNSDITSISRVVNRSIKFPSIPKGPSSSSPSNSGHYHSPHSSGGSNGVAGINRDSHNRSGGSADSVLSQIAAQRKRAAGLIEVKTQTAEKHHSPAPPPASVPVSLPGIPSNPSLVDTDLHARRKVERKKRSQSGNSSTSKSTSPTLTPSPSPTPKIPVGPGDSLSSASSHPRSKSSGGSSSGTITGEDELSSILKKLSLEKYHPIFEEQEVDMEAFLTLTDGDLKELGIKTDGPRQQILAAISELNAGKGRERQILQETIYNFQSSFGSSASNPRPPGQSRSPTTWMRHQVRSSSKR, via the exons ATGAAAGACATGAACTTCGGCGTCCCCGCGAACTCGCTGCTGCTCTTGCGTGCCTGCGATGACGGGGACTACGAGACAGCCCGGGGTCTCCTGGAGCCCGGCGCCCCGAGAGAGTCGGGTCGGCAGAGCAGGCTGCGGTCAGAAGCGGGCTCCGAGTGCGCGGCCCCGGACGGGGTGTCCCTGGTAGCGGTGGACTGCACGGACGAGGAGGGGAACACCGGCCTGCAGTTCGCCTCGGCCAGCGGCCACGAGAACCTGGTGCGGTTCCTGCTGCGGAAGGGCGCCTCGGTGGACAGCCGCAACAACTACGGCTGGACCCCGCTGATGCAGGCTGCGAG GTTTGGCCACCTGACTGTCGCCCACCTCCTCCTGGAGAACGGGGCGGAGATAAACGGCCGCAACAGGCTTGGCGCCAGCGTCCTGTCCATGGCGGCCCGCGGGGGCCACGTTCACGTGGTCAAGCTGCTCCTCGAGGGCGGGGCCTACGTCGACGACTTCGACCACCTGGCCTTGGCTGCGGAGACCATCTctaacagcaacagcagcaacagctgcaG CACAGTTGGATTTGGACCTGCTGAGGTCTACCCGgtcggaggaggaggaagggatTTTATGGACATCACAGCTTTGATGGTGGCGTCCCAGCACGGTCACGAGGCTGCCGTCCGCCTGCTGCTGGAGTGGGGCTCTGATGTCAACTTTTCCCAGAAGACCACCGGCTGGGGGCCGCTAATGGCGGCTACGCTCAGCGGGAAG GAATCGGTAGCTGAGCAGCTGGTGGAGCGCGGGGCCGATCCAGACCGGGTCAACGTTCTCTCCAAGACGGCCTTTGAGCTAGCCATGCAGCTGAAGCAAAGAGGCGTCAAGGCGTACCTGGACTCCATCACCACCGTCAGACCTCAAACGG ACGATGAGAGAAAAAGGCCAGACGTGTTCAGCGCTCTCAAACTGG GAAACTCCCAGCTCGTTAAAGACATCTTGGAGGAGGATCCGGCTCAGGTAAACTCCTCCAATCAGGACGGAGCGTCGCCGCTCATGATGGCGGCGGTGAGCGGGCAGTTGGAGGTGGTGCAGCTGATGGTGGAGAAGAAAGCCGACGTAGACAGACAGGACTCCGCTCACGGCTGGACCGCTTTAATGCAAGCCACGTATCACGG CAATAAAGACATTGTCAAGTACCTGCTGAGTCAAGGAGCTGACGTCAACCTGCGAGCTAAGAATGGATACACTGCCTTTGATTTGGTCATGCTGCTCAACGACCCAG ACACTGAGCTGGTGCGTCTCTTGGCATCGGTGTGCATGCAGGTGGACAAGGACAAATCCAAACACCGCGGCAGAGCTTTGACCAGCCTCTCCAAAAGCAGACAGTCCCTCAACAACATTCCAGTGCCACCCGATGACAAGGGAGGCCTCAAG TCCTGGTGGAGCAGGATGTCCAATCGCTTCCGGAGGCTGAAGCTGACTCACACCCTGAGGCACGGCCTCTCAACCAATCGGCTGGCTCCGTTTCCAGACGAAGCCGAGACTCCGCTGGACGCCACGATGAGGGCGGACGCGAAGGCCGCAGCTGCGCCCAACGGCACGGCTGCGGCAGCTGCCGCTCCAGGAGTGAGTGACGTGAGCGCCGTGTGGGCCATCAAGACCAAAGACGCTG CAGGTCACTGCAGGACATCCTCAGAAAAGGACGACTCTCTGATAACCACAATG CTGAGAAGCGGCGCTCCTCTCACCCGGCTGCCGAATGACAAGCTGAAAGCCGTGATCCCTCCCTTCCTGCCGCCATCCTACTTTGAGCCCTGGAACTCCGACCGATTGCGTTTCCTCCAAGACGGGAAGAGCGAGGCAACGCGGCTGCCGATGCCTCCTCAAcggaaactcaacagcagcgGGAACTCTGACATT ACGTCCATCAGTCGTGTTGTGAACAGGTCCATCAAGTTTCCGAGCATCCCTAAGGGACCCTCCTCATCCTCGCCCTCTAATTCTGGTCACTACCACTCCCCCCACTCCTCCGGGGGGTCCAACGGAGTAGCGGGGATCAACCGGGACTCTCACAATCGCTCAG ggggcagcgCAGACAGCGTTCTCTCCCAGATAGCTGCCCAGCGTAAAAGAGCTGCGGGGCTGATAGAGGTGAAGACCCAAACGGCAGAGAAGCATCATAGCCCGGCTCCTCCGCCGGCGTCAGTACCCGTCAGCCTGCCTGGCATCCCGTCCAACCCGAGCCTGGTCGACACGGACCTCCACGCCAGAAGG AAGGTGGAGCGGAAAAAGAGATCGCAGTCTGGGAATTCGTCCACCTCCAAGAGCACGTCCCCGACTTTAACCCCGTCTCCGTCCCCGACGCCAAAGATCCCCGTCGGCCCGGGCGACTCTCTGTCGTCGGCTTCGTCTCACCCGCGCTCCAAGAGCAGCGGCGGCTCCAGCAGCGGCACCATCACAGGCGAAG aTGAGCTGTCTAGTATTTTGAAGAAACTGTCTCTTGAGAAATAccaccctatttttgaggagcAGGAG GTCGACATGGAAGCGTTCCTGACTCTAACAGACGGAGACCTGAAGGAGCTGGGGATCAAAACAGACGGCCCCAGGCAGCAGATCCTAGCCGCCATATCCGAACTCAACGCTGGAAAG GGTCGGGAAAGGCAGATCCTTCAAGAGACCATCTATAACTTCCAGTCGTCCTTCGGCAGCAGCGCCAGCAACCCGAGGCCACCAGGCCAGTCCCGGT cTCCAACAACTTGGATGAGGCATCAAGTTCGCTCCTCCAGCAAAAGATAA
- the anks6 gene encoding ankyrin repeat and SAM domain-containing protein 6 isoform X2 produces MKDMNFGVPANSLLLLRACDDGDYETARGLLEPGAPRESGRQSRLRSEAGSECAAPDGVSLVAVDCTDEEGNTGLQFASASGHENLVRFLLRKGASVDSRNNYGWTPLMQAARFGHLTVAHLLLENGAEINGRNRLGASVLSMAARGGHVHVVKLLLEGGAYVDDFDHLALAAETISNSNSSNSCSTVGFGPAEVYPVGGGGRDFMDITALMVASQHGHEAAVRLLLEWGSDVNFSQKTTGWGPLMAATLSGKESVAEQLVERGADPDRVNVLSKTAFELAMQLKQRGVKAYLDSITTVRPQTDDERKRPDVFSALKLGNSQLVKDILEEDPAQVNSSNQDGASPLMMAAVSGQLEVVQLMVEKKADVDRQDSAHGWTALMQATYHGNKDIVKYLLSQGADVNLRAKNGYTAFDLVMLLNDPDTELVRLLASVCMQVDKDKSKHRGRALTSLSKSRQSLNNIPVPPDDKGGLKSWWSRMSNRFRRLKLTHTLRHGLSTNRLAPFPDEAETPLDATMRADAKAAAAPNGTAAAAAAPGVSDVSAVWAIKTKDAGHCRTSSEKDDSLITTMLRSGAPLTRLPNDKLKAVIPPFLPPSYFEPWNSDRLRFLQDGKSEATRLPMPPQRKLNSSGNSDITSISRVVNRSIKFPSIPKGPSSSSPSNSGHYHSPHSSGGSNGVAGINRDSHNRSGGSADSVLSQIAAQRKRAAGLIEVKTQTAEKHHSPAPPPASVPVSLPGIPSNPSLVDTDLHARRKVERKKRSQSGNSSTSKSTSPTLTPSPSPTPKIPVGPGDSLSSASSHPRSKSSGGSSSGTITGEDELSSILKKLSLEKYHPIFEEQEVDMEAFLTLTDGDLKELGIKTDGPRQQILAAISELNAGKGRERQILQETIYNFQSSFGSSASNPRPPGQSRSPTTWMRHQVRSSSKR; encoded by the exons ATGAAAGACATGAACTTCGGCGTCCCCGCGAACTCGCTGCTGCTCTTGCGTGCCTGCGATGACGGGGACTACGAGACAGCCCGGGGTCTCCTGGAGCCCGGCGCCCCGAGAGAGTCGGGTCGGCAGAGCAGGCTGCGGTCAGAAGCGGGCTCCGAGTGCGCGGCCCCGGACGGGGTGTCCCTGGTAGCGGTGGACTGCACGGACGAGGAGGGGAACACCGGCCTGCAGTTCGCCTCGGCCAGCGGCCACGAGAACCTGGTGCGGTTCCTGCTGCGGAAGGGCGCCTCGGTGGACAGCCGCAACAACTACGGCTGGACCCCGCTGATGCAGGCTGCGAG GTTTGGCCACCTGACTGTCGCCCACCTCCTCCTGGAGAACGGGGCGGAGATAAACGGCCGCAACAGGCTTGGCGCCAGCGTCCTGTCCATGGCGGCCCGCGGGGGCCACGTTCACGTGGTCAAGCTGCTCCTCGAGGGCGGGGCCTACGTCGACGACTTCGACCACCTGGCCTTGGCTGCGGAGACCATCTctaacagcaacagcagcaacagctgcaG CACAGTTGGATTTGGACCTGCTGAGGTCTACCCGgtcggaggaggaggaagggatTTTATGGACATCACAGCTTTGATGGTGGCGTCCCAGCACGGTCACGAGGCTGCCGTCCGCCTGCTGCTGGAGTGGGGCTCTGATGTCAACTTTTCCCAGAAGACCACCGGCTGGGGGCCGCTAATGGCGGCTACGCTCAGCGGGAAG GAATCGGTAGCTGAGCAGCTGGTGGAGCGCGGGGCCGATCCAGACCGGGTCAACGTTCTCTCCAAGACGGCCTTTGAGCTAGCCATGCAGCTGAAGCAAAGAGGCGTCAAGGCGTACCTGGACTCCATCACCACCGTCAGACCTCAAACGG ACGATGAGAGAAAAAGGCCAGACGTGTTCAGCGCTCTCAAACTGG GAAACTCCCAGCTCGTTAAAGACATCTTGGAGGAGGATCCGGCTCAGGTAAACTCCTCCAATCAGGACGGAGCGTCGCCGCTCATGATGGCGGCGGTGAGCGGGCAGTTGGAGGTGGTGCAGCTGATGGTGGAGAAGAAAGCCGACGTAGACAGACAGGACTCCGCTCACGGCTGGACCGCTTTAATGCAAGCCACGTATCACGG CAATAAAGACATTGTCAAGTACCTGCTGAGTCAAGGAGCTGACGTCAACCTGCGAGCTAAGAATGGATACACTGCCTTTGATTTGGTCATGCTGCTCAACGACCCAG ACACTGAGCTGGTGCGTCTCTTGGCATCGGTGTGCATGCAGGTGGACAAGGACAAATCCAAACACCGCGGCAGAGCTTTGACCAGCCTCTCCAAAAGCAGACAGTCCCTCAACAACATTCCAGTGCCACCCGATGACAAGGGAGGCCTCAAG TCCTGGTGGAGCAGGATGTCCAATCGCTTCCGGAGGCTGAAGCTGACTCACACCCTGAGGCACGGCCTCTCAACCAATCGGCTGGCTCCGTTTCCAGACGAAGCCGAGACTCCGCTGGACGCCACGATGAGGGCGGACGCGAAGGCCGCAGCTGCGCCCAACGGCACGGCTGCGGCAGCTGCCGCTCCAGGAGTGAGTGACGTGAGCGCCGTGTGGGCCATCAAGACCAAAGACGCTG GTCACTGCAGGACATCCTCAGAAAAGGACGACTCTCTGATAACCACAATG CTGAGAAGCGGCGCTCCTCTCACCCGGCTGCCGAATGACAAGCTGAAAGCCGTGATCCCTCCCTTCCTGCCGCCATCCTACTTTGAGCCCTGGAACTCCGACCGATTGCGTTTCCTCCAAGACGGGAAGAGCGAGGCAACGCGGCTGCCGATGCCTCCTCAAcggaaactcaacagcagcgGGAACTCTGACATT ACGTCCATCAGTCGTGTTGTGAACAGGTCCATCAAGTTTCCGAGCATCCCTAAGGGACCCTCCTCATCCTCGCCCTCTAATTCTGGTCACTACCACTCCCCCCACTCCTCCGGGGGGTCCAACGGAGTAGCGGGGATCAACCGGGACTCTCACAATCGCTCAG ggggcagcgCAGACAGCGTTCTCTCCCAGATAGCTGCCCAGCGTAAAAGAGCTGCGGGGCTGATAGAGGTGAAGACCCAAACGGCAGAGAAGCATCATAGCCCGGCTCCTCCGCCGGCGTCAGTACCCGTCAGCCTGCCTGGCATCCCGTCCAACCCGAGCCTGGTCGACACGGACCTCCACGCCAGAAGG AAGGTGGAGCGGAAAAAGAGATCGCAGTCTGGGAATTCGTCCACCTCCAAGAGCACGTCCCCGACTTTAACCCCGTCTCCGTCCCCGACGCCAAAGATCCCCGTCGGCCCGGGCGACTCTCTGTCGTCGGCTTCGTCTCACCCGCGCTCCAAGAGCAGCGGCGGCTCCAGCAGCGGCACCATCACAGGCGAAG aTGAGCTGTCTAGTATTTTGAAGAAACTGTCTCTTGAGAAATAccaccctatttttgaggagcAGGAG GTCGACATGGAAGCGTTCCTGACTCTAACAGACGGAGACCTGAAGGAGCTGGGGATCAAAACAGACGGCCCCAGGCAGCAGATCCTAGCCGCCATATCCGAACTCAACGCTGGAAAG GGTCGGGAAAGGCAGATCCTTCAAGAGACCATCTATAACTTCCAGTCGTCCTTCGGCAGCAGCGCCAGCAACCCGAGGCCACCAGGCCAGTCCCGGT cTCCAACAACTTGGATGAGGCATCAAGTTCGCTCCTCCAGCAAAAGATAA
- the anks6 gene encoding ankyrin repeat and SAM domain-containing protein 6 isoform X3, whose amino-acid sequence MSQRAGFGHLTVAHLLLENGAEINGRNRLGASVLSMAARGGHVHVVKLLLEGGAYVDDFDHLALAAETISNSNSSNSCSTVGFGPAEVYPVGGGGRDFMDITALMVASQHGHEAAVRLLLEWGSDVNFSQKTTGWGPLMAATLSGKESVAEQLVERGADPDRVNVLSKTAFELAMQLKQRGVKAYLDSITTVRPQTDDERKRPDVFSALKLGNSQLVKDILEEDPAQVNSSNQDGASPLMMAAVSGQLEVVQLMVEKKADVDRQDSAHGWTALMQATYHGNKDIVKYLLSQGADVNLRAKNGYTAFDLVMLLNDPDTELVRLLASVCMQVDKDKSKHRGRALTSLSKSRQSLNNIPVPPDDKGGLKSWWSRMSNRFRRLKLTHTLRHGLSTNRLAPFPDEAETPLDATMRADAKAAAAPNGTAAAAAAPGVSDVSAVWAIKTKDAAGHCRTSSEKDDSLITTMLRSGAPLTRLPNDKLKAVIPPFLPPSYFEPWNSDRLRFLQDGKSEATRLPMPPQRKLNSSGNSDITSISRVVNRSIKFPSIPKGPSSSSPSNSGHYHSPHSSGGSNGVAGINRDSHNRSGGSADSVLSQIAAQRKRAAGLIEVKTQTAEKHHSPAPPPASVPVSLPGIPSNPSLVDTDLHARRKVERKKRSQSGNSSTSKSTSPTLTPSPSPTPKIPVGPGDSLSSASSHPRSKSSGGSSSGTITGEDELSSILKKLSLEKYHPIFEEQEVDMEAFLTLTDGDLKELGIKTDGPRQQILAAISELNAGKGRERQILQETIYNFQSSFGSSASNPRPPGQSRSPTTWMRHQVRSSSKR is encoded by the exons ATGTCACAACGAGCGgg GTTTGGCCACCTGACTGTCGCCCACCTCCTCCTGGAGAACGGGGCGGAGATAAACGGCCGCAACAGGCTTGGCGCCAGCGTCCTGTCCATGGCGGCCCGCGGGGGCCACGTTCACGTGGTCAAGCTGCTCCTCGAGGGCGGGGCCTACGTCGACGACTTCGACCACCTGGCCTTGGCTGCGGAGACCATCTctaacagcaacagcagcaacagctgcaG CACAGTTGGATTTGGACCTGCTGAGGTCTACCCGgtcggaggaggaggaagggatTTTATGGACATCACAGCTTTGATGGTGGCGTCCCAGCACGGTCACGAGGCTGCCGTCCGCCTGCTGCTGGAGTGGGGCTCTGATGTCAACTTTTCCCAGAAGACCACCGGCTGGGGGCCGCTAATGGCGGCTACGCTCAGCGGGAAG GAATCGGTAGCTGAGCAGCTGGTGGAGCGCGGGGCCGATCCAGACCGGGTCAACGTTCTCTCCAAGACGGCCTTTGAGCTAGCCATGCAGCTGAAGCAAAGAGGCGTCAAGGCGTACCTGGACTCCATCACCACCGTCAGACCTCAAACGG ACGATGAGAGAAAAAGGCCAGACGTGTTCAGCGCTCTCAAACTGG GAAACTCCCAGCTCGTTAAAGACATCTTGGAGGAGGATCCGGCTCAGGTAAACTCCTCCAATCAGGACGGAGCGTCGCCGCTCATGATGGCGGCGGTGAGCGGGCAGTTGGAGGTGGTGCAGCTGATGGTGGAGAAGAAAGCCGACGTAGACAGACAGGACTCCGCTCACGGCTGGACCGCTTTAATGCAAGCCACGTATCACGG CAATAAAGACATTGTCAAGTACCTGCTGAGTCAAGGAGCTGACGTCAACCTGCGAGCTAAGAATGGATACACTGCCTTTGATTTGGTCATGCTGCTCAACGACCCAG ACACTGAGCTGGTGCGTCTCTTGGCATCGGTGTGCATGCAGGTGGACAAGGACAAATCCAAACACCGCGGCAGAGCTTTGACCAGCCTCTCCAAAAGCAGACAGTCCCTCAACAACATTCCAGTGCCACCCGATGACAAGGGAGGCCTCAAG TCCTGGTGGAGCAGGATGTCCAATCGCTTCCGGAGGCTGAAGCTGACTCACACCCTGAGGCACGGCCTCTCAACCAATCGGCTGGCTCCGTTTCCAGACGAAGCCGAGACTCCGCTGGACGCCACGATGAGGGCGGACGCGAAGGCCGCAGCTGCGCCCAACGGCACGGCTGCGGCAGCTGCCGCTCCAGGAGTGAGTGACGTGAGCGCCGTGTGGGCCATCAAGACCAAAGACGCTG CAGGTCACTGCAGGACATCCTCAGAAAAGGACGACTCTCTGATAACCACAATG CTGAGAAGCGGCGCTCCTCTCACCCGGCTGCCGAATGACAAGCTGAAAGCCGTGATCCCTCCCTTCCTGCCGCCATCCTACTTTGAGCCCTGGAACTCCGACCGATTGCGTTTCCTCCAAGACGGGAAGAGCGAGGCAACGCGGCTGCCGATGCCTCCTCAAcggaaactcaacagcagcgGGAACTCTGACATT ACGTCCATCAGTCGTGTTGTGAACAGGTCCATCAAGTTTCCGAGCATCCCTAAGGGACCCTCCTCATCCTCGCCCTCTAATTCTGGTCACTACCACTCCCCCCACTCCTCCGGGGGGTCCAACGGAGTAGCGGGGATCAACCGGGACTCTCACAATCGCTCAG ggggcagcgCAGACAGCGTTCTCTCCCAGATAGCTGCCCAGCGTAAAAGAGCTGCGGGGCTGATAGAGGTGAAGACCCAAACGGCAGAGAAGCATCATAGCCCGGCTCCTCCGCCGGCGTCAGTACCCGTCAGCCTGCCTGGCATCCCGTCCAACCCGAGCCTGGTCGACACGGACCTCCACGCCAGAAGG AAGGTGGAGCGGAAAAAGAGATCGCAGTCTGGGAATTCGTCCACCTCCAAGAGCACGTCCCCGACTTTAACCCCGTCTCCGTCCCCGACGCCAAAGATCCCCGTCGGCCCGGGCGACTCTCTGTCGTCGGCTTCGTCTCACCCGCGCTCCAAGAGCAGCGGCGGCTCCAGCAGCGGCACCATCACAGGCGAAG aTGAGCTGTCTAGTATTTTGAAGAAACTGTCTCTTGAGAAATAccaccctatttttgaggagcAGGAG GTCGACATGGAAGCGTTCCTGACTCTAACAGACGGAGACCTGAAGGAGCTGGGGATCAAAACAGACGGCCCCAGGCAGCAGATCCTAGCCGCCATATCCGAACTCAACGCTGGAAAG GGTCGGGAAAGGCAGATCCTTCAAGAGACCATCTATAACTTCCAGTCGTCCTTCGGCAGCAGCGCCAGCAACCCGAGGCCACCAGGCCAGTCCCGGT cTCCAACAACTTGGATGAGGCATCAAGTTCGCTCCTCCAGCAAAAGATAA
- the rps20 gene encoding LOW QUALITY PROTEIN: small ribosomal subunit protein uS10 (The sequence of the model RefSeq protein was modified relative to this genomic sequence to represent the inferred CDS: substituted 1 base at 1 genomic stop codon), with product MSLISSXPWCEYRRRTRRRRKGRDPDEENIKRKQASARPFSCGANHVGSVRSWLTADRLNFFRLSRSGITKMAFKDTGKAPVDTEVAIHRIRITLTSRNVKSLEKVCADLIRGAKEKNLKVKGPVRMPTKTLRITTRKTPCGEGSKTWDRFQMRIHKRLIDLHSPSEIVKQITSISIEPGVEVEVTIADA from the exons ATGTCACTGATCTCTAGTTAACCGTGGTGCGAATacagaagaagaacaagaagaagaagaaaaggcaGAGACCCGGATGAAGAGAACATAAAGCGGAAGCAGGCCTCGGCTCGTCCTTTTTCCTGTGGAGCTAACCACGTTGGTAGCGTCCGTTCCTGGCTCACCGCTGATCGCTTGAATTTCTTCCGATTAAGTCGGTCAGGAATAACTAAAATG GCTTTTAAGGACACTGGTAAGGCGCCGGTTGACACCGAGGTCGCCATCCATCGCATCCGCATCACCCTCACCAGCCGCAACGTGAAATCTCTGGAGAAAG tctgCGCAGACCTGATCCGCGGCGCCAAGGAGAAGAACCTGAAGGTGAAGGGACCAGTCCGCATGCCAACCAAG ACTCTGCGCATCACCACCAGAAAGACTCCCTGTGGTGAAGGATCCAAAACCTGGGATCGCTTCCAGATGAGGATCCACAAGCGACTGATCGATCTGCACAGTCCATCTGAAATCGTCAAGCAGATCACCTCCATCAGCATCGAGCCCGGCGTAGAGGTCGAAGTCACCATTGCAGATGCATAA